One Mercenaria mercenaria strain notata chromosome 12, MADL_Memer_1, whole genome shotgun sequence DNA segment encodes these proteins:
- the LOC123534881 gene encoding uncharacterized protein LOC123534881, translating into MIFQKSTTLLLVLFLNLFDTACCFDCAGKPDGVYESSCQSAVKCTNGTASRLDCTIPQVVNEETRDCDNALNVNSPCGTFRDCSVRNDGGYPDLETKCQWYYMCSYGILYGHHKCAKGLVWNTMLQTCDFPLHTSPPCGTKN; encoded by the exons ATGATATTCCAGAAATCTACAACACTCTTACTTGTACTCTTCCTGAATCTTTTTG aTACGGCATGTTGCTTTGATTGTGCTGGAAAGCCCGATGGAGTGTATGAATCGAGTTGCCAGTCAGCAGTCAAGTGTACTAACGGAACTGCCAGTAGGCTAGACTGTACCATACCGCAAGTTGTCAACGAAGAGACTCGAGATTGCGACAA TGCTCTTAATGTGAACTCACCTTGTGGAACTTTTCGGGACTGTTCGGTGAGGAATGACGGAGGTTATCCAGACTTGGAAACAAAATGCCAGTGGTACTACATGTGTTCGTACGGTATTTTGTACGGGCACCATAAATGTGCAAAAG GTTTAGTATGGAACACGATGTTACAAACATGCGACTTCCCATTACATACTTCACCGCCATGTGGCACAAAGAACTGA